Sequence from the Diorhabda carinulata isolate Delta chromosome 5, icDioCari1.1, whole genome shotgun sequence genome:
GGCTTGATTGAGACACATGGGAGTGGCCGCCATTTTCAACCTAAACTCGGCCGATTCAACATTGACGTAcattaattttctaataataacgcttataaaatcgtaatttatattctcaaaaacttttcaagggatcaatattatgaatataaattacgattttttaagcgttattataagaaaaacaaatttaagtCAATGCTAAATGAGCCGAGCTCGACTTATAACATAGCGGCCACTCTCATGTCACCACACTGTCTGGATCAAGCCACCGTACTAAAAATATGATTACAACGCCATCTCTTTTTTGAATTCATAAGAATTATCGAATACTCTCAAGCGGTATAGAGATGGAGATTTCTATTTGTATCTTTGTGTCAATTAAAATAACTGTTAGTTCCAAACGGAGGTTCAAGTAGAAATTCCCACCTctatacaacaaaaatatttatttaacatacCACATACCTAATAATACAGGtattttgcagtttttttgTAACTTTGTGAAACGGTCCGTCTGTTCAGCTATACACGCCCGCCCcccatttaaataaataaaataaaccaagaattttcaaaatacaaatagaaaaaacatgCGAAATATATTCCCAAACCGTTTTTTACTTAAACTAAGACTGTCTTATCGTCTTCTTCTGGCCATTGGTCGTTTTTCCTAAATTTCAGCTAGGACAGCACAACCACACGCAACCACCACAATCCCAGCCCTCCTATATCAGGGCTAActtcaaaaaactttatttctatAAAGATTTTCCCTTAAACAACCTAAAAATTATCCAACGAATCTCTTATAAGAGACCAAATTGTTTACATTTACATTTCTAGAgttgatattaaaattgaactgctcttaaaaaaaaataattttatttcataaattattccTATGAGATTTCTATACcaagataaaaaagaaacatgacAACACCGTTTATGCTAGGTGTTGGCTGGGTACGCGATAACGAATTATTTACTTGCGGCCTTGCCTCTCTCAAACAGTACATAAAcaattatttggttattttggtatattatatatgtgatttttcttgaaaaaaactttcaattatcAAACAATTATGATTCGTGGTTGTGTAGTTTGTGGAAAAGTTGTAAGTGTGGTTATGTTTTATGTCAGGTAAAAAATTTGTCTATCGCCAGTGGCGGGCTCTTTTCTACGttactattattgaaatatttacatttctaTTTAACTATTAATAACAGACTTTTGGATATTTTtgtttaccaaaaaaataatacgtatacttattgtttatattttctattatttctaatCAAGCAATTATTCttgtgattttattaaataaatctcgttagtttaatattttgaaatcaccGTTTTGAGATAAAATGGATATTAAAGGATAAAATTAACcaagttttcaaatttagtcaattagcCTATTTACGTCATAATATTATTTCCGTAgctgaatcaaaatatttaaaaaaaaaacgaaataatttataaaataactgcaaaattttttatttatggtaaATTTTGTCAGTACAGCAAATGTGTTATATGAAGGTACGCATTTTGCAGCGTTGCCGGATAGCAACTCTAAGCTAACAAGGATAACGTTTTCCTTTTGGCACTTATTAGTTGTTCACTATGTTGGAACGAGTTTAAGATGCATTTTATCTCTCTTGTGTTATTAGATCTGTGTAATATACGAAGTATTTTTTTCgctatttttatttagatagcGATTCAGAATCGTCGTCGTCGAGTTCGGAAGAATCAGAAGATGACGACGGCGCCAGTATAGATTCGCGCGATTTTGGCTTCATTAAACAAGATTTGAACGTCTGCCCGAAAGGATGCGAGCAGGCCATATTCAATTTGACCGTAGAATTGAGAGGGAAGCGGTaagtttatgttttattttaaaattataatcaatatattatatatacgaACATAACCTcatatttttattcgatttgTTGGTATATTTAGTTAAAAAGTGACTAATAGTGAGAGAGATCGATAGAAGGTGTGATAGATGAGAGGAAGAGAGATGTAGAAGGTGGTTGAGAAATGAACGGGAAAATCGGACGATGACGTGTGATAGAAACAGTATCGAATGatcgatttttgttttgtagacACGTAATCgaacaaaatatcaaagaatTACAAAGAGTTATTGaaactattaataaaaatgtcgAATTGAGTAATAGGAAAATGAGAAttcttcaaaatcaatataaacaGAGCGTTGATGAATTAGAAGCTTATCAGGTTAGTGAATATCCCCTGTTATCTCGAATAGAAATAATCGATTTTCGATGTGTAGTATTCGGTTAATCGATTTTAGAGAGAGAAGCAAAGATTATTGAATCAAGTGAGGTGTACGGTCGTTTTGAATTTGGACCAAATTCATGATTATAATCCGGAAACTGACGAAATTTCGGATTATTTagtattttcgaaatctacgtTGACGGATCTATATAAAAGAGTTGGAGGCTTGGAAGCagaaaatttggaacaaaaagCGAAATATGAGTAAGTAcaacattaatttttctaattataaaaatcgtgtaaaataaataataattataaaaaatttactaaataataCCAATGACAAAGATAGAAATACTCTTATAAAATTCTTTAACAATTCACAAaaatacaacaattttattcGTTTGGCAACGCTGCGTATGTAAAGTAATAAAATGTCCAGGGGCGTACTgctttaataattttgtttgtctTTAGACATTTCTAGCTTGAGATGAcgtgtattaatatttttttatataattcaatatttgaaaaaagaatcaAACAAGAAAGTGAAAGGTAATCCAATCgtcagaaaaaatttattcattacgaaaataatggaatgaaaattaaaaaaaattaattaatttatcgCTTTCATCCACAAtcatcattgaaaatatttttcttgttctttCTTGGTGGTAAAACTGAGATAAAGTTCCAAAAATATTAACCCCCCaatttatctgaaattttacTCAAAGCCTTTCCTTAATTAGAGAAGAGAACCCCCGTaacaatttttagtaaatatctCCTAAAATATCCATTtcagagaaaaaagtttttaacaaaaagtgaaattcataaaaagctgtacaaaaaagattatatacatttttcatgtAAACCTATTTTTTTGGATGTTATGACCCAACATATCTCGACAAAAATCAAATCGATTAACCCAACGTACTCATCTGCAAATGTCCAAGTGAGAGCCCCCCATAACCGGCGCTATAACAGCTAAAAAACAGGTTTGCATAAAAATtgcatataaatttttttgtagagttttttatgagcttaattttttgtttgaaacttttttctctaaaatcaatattttctgagATATTTACAACTTACTTACAAATTTTAATtcgaataatcaattttttgttaaataaaacaCTATCGAATCATATTTTCTAGTTATAATTCACTATTGAAGtgcaatttttgctaaaatattcaaaaatctctaataaataaacaaaactaaatcGGCGATGTATTGTAGTGACAACTACGCGATGAAATTTGTCGTAATGGTGCGATCTGAATCATGTTTTCAACGTTGTCACGTAGTGGacaataaatttatcatttaaaacacgtatatgaataatatcagtggaaaaatatttttttctatttattttttaatttcatcctttaataatatcatatgtctttcaactattattttttatataaatcaattcattttttttttcaattttccttcGAGTATCATTCTACTTTATAAAACTgtttacataaataaaacacatttaGACAACAGCGCGCGGTGATGGGTAATTTATAGCTGCTCATCTTGTTATTGCTTTTGTATTTTGTACTTCAGTATGACTGTATTGCTTGATCCGCTATATTTAAACTTGACAGTCTACAGATCACTTTTGATGTTGAGCATAGAATCTCGTCACAGATTTATGAAGTTCAGCTTAAGTTCTGCAAGTGATTAGAAGGGAACGATAATATGTggttacaaatattatttttcgtgCTACTTCACGGTAAAATTTCGTGcgattgtataaaaaaaataaacaaaatattttgtaacgaAACGACGTTTGTATCCGGCGATATTTTTAATGGAACATtggataatataaattatatagaaataattaacCGATCGAGAAAACCTTTAACAATAACCAaagattcatttaaaaatggtacagacttaaaaactattttgatgAAAGAAAATAAGATACGTAAGTTATACGCTTATACATTCAGAGATCTACGAAACTTGGAATCACTTTATTTGTACCTTAACGATATAAGTGACATGTATCCTCCGACTTTTGTTAATTTGTCttcattaaaaactatttatttgaacGAAAATAAGTTGAGTTTCATAAGAGAAGGAACGTTTGAGGATTTACCTAACCTATCTCAGCTGGATTTATCTCATAACCAATTAACCGAATTGGGTGataaagctttaaataatttACCAAATCTAACGAAACTaaagttgaataataataaaatacgtGCTATATTCGTTCATAAGATACTCAGCCATcccaagaaattgaaaatactttggTTGCACAATAACACTTTAACAGTGTTGTCAAACTTCGCGCTAGAAAATTTgagtaatttaaaaattctcaatttgGGATTCAATAATATTTCGACTATTGAAGAAGGCACTTTTAATCAAACGCCTCAATTGAATGTATTAGTTTTGACGCATAATAAATTGAAGGAAATAAGCGGGAACGAATTTCCGCGAAGAGGAATGGACTTTTTGGAAAGACTCTATATAGATCACAATTATTTGATGTATCTACAATCGAAGTTCTTCATTAGATTGAGTAGTTTGAAAAGTGTAACTCTGATGGGGAATCCTTGGTTTTGTCCTTGTTTGGAAGACATTTACAAGACTTTACGCGACaatgatataaaagaaaaatgccaGCAGCGATACATGACCGGAGAAAGACCTATTTGTGTTAATGATAATGTCGAAAATAAAGTGTGTACTTTTCATTACGATCCTATATTgagtagaaaatatataaattattttatacactTCCCTATAGTTATTCCTATAAGTGAATGTTTAATATAAAGTGAACATATGACGTAGTATTTTTTATATCCACGTggaaaatcaaactttttgagtgaaaaagaagaaaatcttCCACGAACGGtaaggaaaattaaaaatataaactttgtGAGCCggtaaaattaattaaattactaatattaatagacattttttaattggatatttttcaaaattctatataatgtgtattattatttaccaataaaaataaaaaattctaatatttacttTCAATAATCTCGAAAGTTAAATTCAATTTGGCAACATGTTGTTATGTCATGTTCATGAACGGACGTAAGCGAGTTCTTACCCGAACTATGTCTACTCATTGTTGCCAGACTTTTTTAACAACTTTCCTTGAATTTCGGAATAATAAATCGTttcgtttaaaataataatgacgTATTCTccatattgaagaaaatattttaattctggCAACACTGTATTCGTTCAACGCGAATGGTAACTTTTCAAGGTTAATAGAGGATAGGTCGGCCGATATATAACAATGACAGACGAAAGAATGTAGCTGTTACGTCAATTATTGAAAACGACTCGAAGGATAAGTaatgtacttaatttttttgttttagaaatatgTGACTAAGTTTTCATTACAGTAGTTTAATAACCATAGAAAAGCACTTATATGTATTTTTCTTCTTCGGTCTCTATCAAAATAcgtacatttttaaatttgaaattacttcCGACCGAAGTAGGtcgaaaaatcaaatttctacCTGTTATtctaaactgattttcatagaaaagaaaaCCTAAATTGAAGGTAAATCATCACGAAAATTTTCAGAATATAATTTACAGCGTTGCCAAgcgttattatttaaattttatttatgtctaATTTGAATTAGTAGGTATCTGATTTCTGTCGAATTTAAGATCaccaaaacaataaaaagtcACTAACAGaagtatttttgtataaaaataaggAATAATACGATGAAAGTcatttatgataataaatattttaaatccacattactttctatttatcactgatgtatatataaataatgacgAGGTCGTCAGAAACAAAAACATAGATAATCTTCAGGTTATCTTGTActaaagaaagagaaaaatatcaTCATGATATATTTTCGATTGATTCTATTTAGATCAAATTATATCTTGGAATGTTAATGACTTTTAGACATCCCTCAATAGTAGTTACTTGAActtctatttaaaattgattttaatccCTATTTTTATGTACAGTACTACAAAGAGACTCAAAAATAGTCAGAATCAATCTTATAATATCGATTAGGTCCGATTAacaatttcgaaaaagtaaTTGATGTGACCaattttattcaacaatttgAATCGAGAAGTTTCTAGTACATTTggtatctaaaaaatattttaattcaattgagacaacatatttttaaaaaaggtcaAATTTACTTaagtattttgaatgaaaatagtTCTTAATACATGTATGTCTATAGATAGTGGGTCATAATATAATGTATGTACGTTGTTGTCAGATCTTCCCTATAttctgtaaatatatattttttgttggctTGTGCTGAACATACGTAATATTTCgttcttattcaaatatatacattattgTCAGATGTTTCTTCTATgctgaaaatataattacttgTTGTTTCCTTACGCttacataatatttatattgactTAAAACCGATTAACTAAGTATAAACTTTTATTC
This genomic interval carries:
- the LOC130894387 gene encoding connectin-like; translated protein: MWLQILFFVLLHGKISCDCIKKINKIFCNETTFVSGDIFNGTLDNINYIEIINRSRKPLTITKDSFKNGTDLKTILMKENKIRKLYAYTFRDLRNLESLYLYLNDISDMYPPTFVNLSSLKTIYLNENKLSFIREGTFEDLPNLSQLDLSHNQLTELGDKALNNLPNLTKLKLNNNKIRAIFVHKILSHPKKLKILWLHNNTLTVLSNFALENLSNLKILNLGFNNISTIEEGTFNQTPQLNVLVLTHNKLKEISGNEFPRRGMDFLERLYIDHNYLMYLQSKFFIRLSSLKSVTLMGNPWFCPCLEDIYKTLRDNDIKEKCQQRYMTGERPICVNDNVENKVCTFHYDPILSRKYINYFIHFPIVIPISECLI